TTGCTGGAAAAAGTCGCGGACCCGGCGGTGTTCCGCCTGGGCATGCCCGCCATGATTCTGCAGGGGCAGCTGGATCCGACGGTGGCGCCGCGAAACGCCAGGCAATTGTTCGAACAGTTCCGCGCCGTCAACGATCTGCCGCCCGAAAGCGTGCCGGTCGAGCGCGTGCTGGGACTGGGCACGGAGAAATCCTACCGTCGCGTCGATATGCTGCGCGGCAGCCGCACGCTGCTGCGGCTATGCGAAATCACGCTGGTGGAGCACGCCTGGAGCGGCGGCGACGCCTCGGTGCGCTATCACGCGCGCAATGGACCGGATGCCTCGGCGCTGATCTGGCGCTTCTTCCAGACGCACCGCCGCGCGGCGCGCGGACAGGCGGAATAAGCCGGGGTCGGTCCGCGCAGCGAGCGGCAGTCCCGTCCCGGCCACGGCAGTAAGATCAGCGTATTCCCGGCGCGTTCCGCGCCAGCCGCCTCGTCCCTGTCCGGAGTCCAGCCATGTCACTTTCCATGTATCAGGCCAGCGTGCCTGCCTTCGTCCGCGGCCTGAACGTGCTGGCCGCGCTGCTGCAAAAGGCCGCCGACCACGCGGCGGCGGCCGGCATGGACCCGGCCGAACTGGTCAATGCCCGGCTGGCGCCGGACATGTACCCGTTGAGCGGCCAGATCCAGCGCGCCAGCGACGCGTCCAAGTTCGCGGTGCAGCGCCTGTCGCGGGTGGAAGCGCCCAAGTTTCCGGATGAGGAAACCACGTTCGAGCAGTTGCAGCAGCGCATCGCCGCCACCGTCGCGTATCTGCAGGACGTGCCGGCGGACCGGCTGGATGGCGCCGAAGGCCGCAAGGTTTCGCTGGCGTTCGGCGACTTCAAGCAGGAGTTCCGCGGCGACGACTACCTGCTGACGTTCGCGCTGCCGAACTTCTACTTCCACGTCACGACGGCCTACGCCATCCTGCGCCACGCGGGCGTGAAGATCGGCAAGCTCGATTTCCTGGGGCCGTATCCGCAGCCGGCTGCCTAGCCTTGCTTCTTTGACGCGTCGCCGCAGCCTTCCATCGGACCCATCTTCGCCATGTTCTCCTGCACTTCCTGCGGCGTCAGGTCGAACTTGTGCGTGGCGATGGACCAGCGGTGCCCGCAAGGGTCGACCACCTGGCCGTAGCGGTCGCCCCAGAACATGTCCGCCACGGGCAT
The sequence above is drawn from the Achromobacter xylosoxidans genome and encodes:
- a CDS encoding DUF1993 family protein, with protein sequence MSLSMYQASVPAFVRGLNVLAALLQKAADHAAAAGMDPAELVNARLAPDMYPLSGQIQRASDASKFAVQRLSRVEAPKFPDEETTFEQLQQRIAATVAYLQDVPADRLDGAEGRKVSLAFGDFKQEFRGDDYLLTFALPNFYFHVTTAYAILRHAGVKIGKLDFLGPYPQPAA